A section of the Erwinia sp. E602 genome encodes:
- a CDS encoding type II toxin-antitoxin system RelE/ParE family toxin, giving the protein MSDTFKATLKFKALAKKEWDSLNPSIREKFAKVLKKRAASYEALTMPANRLSLQHNCYKIKLRNDGFRLAYTVTSDDAGNVRVTVTVVAVDRRDEIYEDLNRRLAGK; this is encoded by the coding sequence ATGTCCGATACCTTCAAGGCCACACTGAAGTTTAAGGCGCTGGCCAAAAAAGAGTGGGACTCTCTGAACCCGTCTATCCGGGAGAAGTTTGCCAAAGTGCTGAAGAAGCGCGCGGCGTCATATGAAGCGCTGACGATGCCGGCCAACCGGCTTTCTCTCCAGCATAACTGCTACAAAATCAAACTGAGAAACGACGGCTTCCGGCTGGCGTATACCGTCACCTCTGATGACGCGGGAAATGTCAGGGTTACGGTTACCGTGGTTGCCGTCGACAGACGCGACGAAATTTACGAAGACCTGAACAGGCGGCTGGCCGGAAAATAA
- the malE gene encoding maltose/maltodextrin ABC transporter substrate-binding protein MalE yields the protein MTLSIKAPYIKQIVKHALAVSALASMVLSSSAFARIEEGKLVVWINGDKGYNGLAEVGKRFEKETGIKVTVEHPDKLEEKYPQVAATGGGPDIIFWAHDRFGGYAESGLLAEISPDQAFKDKLFPFTWDAVTFNGKLIGYPVAVEALSLIYNKDLIKEAPKTWEEIPALDTSLRARGKSAIMWNLQEPYFTWPLIAADGGYAWRYENGKYNIKDTGVNNDGSRAGLQFIIDLVKNKHINADTDYSIAEAAFNKGQTAMTIDGPWAWSNLDKSKINYGVALLPSFHGKPSKPFVGVLTAGINAASPNKELAKEFLENYLITDEGLGSVNKDKPLGAVALKSYQQTLEKDPRIAATMANSKNGEIMPNIPQMSAFWYAERSAIINAVNGRQTVSQALQDAESRITR from the coding sequence ATGACTCTCAGCATTAAGGCCCCTTACATTAAACAAATCGTTAAACATGCCCTGGCCGTGTCCGCGCTGGCATCGATGGTGTTGTCCTCTTCCGCCTTTGCCAGAATTGAAGAAGGCAAGCTGGTTGTCTGGATCAACGGTGACAAAGGCTATAACGGCCTGGCGGAAGTCGGTAAGCGGTTTGAAAAAGAGACCGGCATCAAAGTCACGGTTGAACACCCGGACAAGCTGGAAGAGAAGTATCCGCAGGTGGCGGCCACCGGCGGCGGCCCTGACATTATTTTCTGGGCGCATGACCGTTTCGGCGGTTACGCCGAGTCCGGCCTGCTGGCGGAAATCAGCCCGGATCAGGCGTTTAAAGACAAACTGTTCCCGTTCACCTGGGACGCCGTCACCTTTAACGGCAAGCTGATCGGCTACCCGGTGGCGGTGGAAGCGCTGTCGCTGATTTACAACAAAGACCTGATCAAAGAGGCGCCGAAAACCTGGGAAGAGATCCCGGCGCTGGACACCTCACTGCGCGCCCGAGGCAAAAGCGCCATCATGTGGAACCTGCAGGAACCCTACTTCACCTGGCCCCTCATCGCCGCCGACGGCGGATATGCCTGGAGGTATGAAAACGGCAAATACAACATCAAAGACACCGGGGTGAATAACGACGGCTCCCGCGCCGGCCTGCAGTTCATTATCGATCTGGTGAAGAACAAACACATTAACGCCGACACCGACTACTCGATCGCCGAAGCGGCCTTTAACAAGGGCCAGACCGCGATGACCATCGACGGGCCGTGGGCGTGGTCAAACCTCGATAAGAGCAAAATCAACTACGGCGTGGCGCTGCTGCCCTCCTTCCACGGCAAACCCTCTAAGCCGTTCGTTGGCGTGCTGACCGCCGGCATTAACGCCGCCAGCCCGAACAAGGAGCTGGCCAAAGAGTTCCTGGAAAACTACCTGATCACCGACGAGGGCCTGGGCTCGGTCAACAAAGACAAACCGCTGGGGGCGGTGGCGCTGAAATCGTACCAGCAAACGCTGGAGAAGGATCCGCGCATCGCCGCCACCATGGCCAACTCGAAAAACGGTGAAATCATGCCGAACATCCCGCAGATGAGCGCGTTCTGGTATGCCGAACGCAGCGCCATCATCAACGCGGTCAACGGCCGTCAGACCGTATCGCAGGCGCTGCAGGACGCTGAGTCACGCATTACCAGATAA
- a CDS encoding DNA-binding transcriptional regulator YciT — protein sequence MNNRHEQIIRLVNERGSVSVSELSQLTGVSEVTIRQDLNTLEKSNFLKRIHGSAVTPDSDDVSSRLRTRYSVKQSIAEFAASQIVDGESVFIEGGSTNALLARTLATRSNLTIITVSHYIAHLLRDSQCEVIIIGGQLQKSSESVVGPLARYCIQQLHFHKAFIGVDGWHPQTGFTGRNMLRCDVVNAVMGKVTHTVALTDSSKFGLVHPYPVSIEHTFNQVITDDAIPDDARKLLIKQNIRLDLVAESHQPG from the coding sequence ATGAACAACAGACACGAACAGATAATACGGTTAGTCAATGAAAGAGGCAGCGTCAGCGTCAGCGAACTGTCTCAGCTAACCGGCGTTTCTGAAGTCACCATTCGTCAGGACCTGAACACGCTTGAAAAAAGTAACTTCCTGAAACGTATTCATGGTTCGGCGGTTACGCCAGACAGTGATGACGTCAGTTCGCGCCTGCGGACAAGATACAGCGTGAAACAGTCAATCGCTGAGTTTGCCGCTTCTCAAATTGTTGATGGCGAATCCGTGTTCATTGAGGGAGGCAGCACCAATGCCCTGCTGGCCAGAACGCTGGCAACCCGATCAAACTTAACCATCATTACGGTAAGCCATTACATTGCTCACCTGTTAAGGGATTCCCAGTGTGAAGTGATCATTATCGGTGGCCAGTTACAGAAGAGCAGTGAATCCGTTGTCGGTCCGTTAGCACGCTATTGCATCCAGCAGTTACACTTCCACAAGGCCTTTATCGGCGTCGACGGCTGGCATCCGCAAACAGGGTTTACCGGACGAAATATGTTACGGTGCGATGTTGTTAATGCGGTGATGGGAAAAGTCACCCACACGGTGGCATTAACTGACTCCTCCAAGTTTGGCCTGGTGCATCCCTACCCTGTTTCAATTGAGCATACTTTCAACCAGGTGATCACTGATGATGCCATCCCTGATGATGCCAGGAAGCTGTTAATTAAACAAAATATCCGGTTAGATCTGGTTGCTGAGAGCCACCAGCCCGGGTGA
- a CDS encoding Txe/YoeB family addiction module toxin: protein MSKWNIKFTKNGADDINYWRDTDKKKFERIRQLLHSIEADPLAGIGKPERLRHHKDPALYSRRIDQSHRLVYSIQNGEVIIYAARYHYGDK, encoded by the coding sequence TTGTCGAAGTGGAATATTAAGTTCACGAAGAATGGCGCTGATGATATCAACTACTGGCGTGATACCGACAAAAAGAAATTTGAGCGTATCCGCCAGCTACTTCACAGCATCGAGGCTGATCCGTTAGCAGGTATCGGAAAACCTGAACGGTTACGGCATCACAAAGATCCGGCGCTCTATTCTCGTCGTATCGATCAGAGCCACCGACTGGTCTACTCAATCCAGAACGGGGAAGTCATCATCTATGCAGCCCGTTATCACTATGGTGACAAATAG
- a CDS encoding maltoporin: protein MTTMRKASLSLAVAAGILSTPALAVDFTGYARSGIGWSGSGGEQQCFKATGADSKYRLGNECETYAELKLGQEVWKEGDKSFYFDTNVAYSVSQQNDWESTDPAFREANVKGKNLIDWLPGSTIWAGKRFYQRHDVHMIDFYYWDISGPGAGLEDIDLGFGKLSLAATRNTESGGSFGYIADQRNEVATSNDVFDVRLAGLNTNPGGVLELGVDYGRANARDGYSLADDATKDGWLLTAEHTQSIWNGFNKFVVQYAADAMTDPGQGAANGHSNGAAINNNGSMVRVLDHGAMDFNDTWSLMYVGMYQDVDRDNNNGTTWYTVGMRPMYKWTPIMSTLLEVGYDNVKSQRTGDRNGQYKVTLAQQWQAGSSIWSRPAIRVFATYANWDEKWGYNTDSGAGNGLAMNDTSARTFSRGNDDEVTFGAQMEVWW from the coding sequence ATGACAACAATGCGTAAAGCTTCCCTGTCGCTGGCAGTGGCTGCGGGTATCCTCTCGACGCCCGCCCTGGCGGTTGATTTCACCGGCTATGCCCGTTCCGGGATTGGCTGGTCCGGCAGCGGCGGCGAGCAGCAGTGCTTCAAGGCCACCGGCGCCGACAGCAAATACCGTCTGGGCAACGAGTGTGAGACCTATGCCGAGTTAAAGCTGGGCCAGGAAGTGTGGAAAGAGGGGGATAAGAGCTTCTACTTCGATACCAACGTGGCCTACTCCGTCTCACAGCAGAACGACTGGGAGTCAACCGACCCGGCCTTCCGCGAAGCCAACGTAAAGGGGAAAAACCTGATCGACTGGCTGCCGGGCTCCACCATCTGGGCCGGTAAGCGCTTCTATCAGCGCCATGACGTGCATATGATCGACTTCTACTACTGGGATATCTCGGGCCCGGGCGCCGGTCTGGAAGATATCGACCTCGGCTTTGGTAAGCTGTCGCTGGCCGCGACGCGCAACACCGAGAGCGGCGGTTCGTTCGGCTATATCGCCGACCAGCGTAATGAAGTTGCCACCTCTAACGACGTGTTCGACGTGCGCCTGGCCGGGCTGAACACCAACCCGGGCGGCGTGCTGGAGCTGGGCGTCGATTACGGCCGGGCCAACGCGCGCGACGGCTACTCGCTGGCTGACGATGCCACCAAAGACGGCTGGTTGCTGACGGCGGAGCACACGCAGAGCATCTGGAACGGCTTTAACAAGTTTGTGGTGCAGTATGCCGCCGACGCGATGACCGATCCGGGGCAGGGCGCGGCGAACGGCCACTCTAACGGCGCGGCGATCAACAACAACGGCAGCATGGTGCGCGTGCTGGACCACGGTGCGATGGACTTCAACGACACCTGGAGCCTGATGTACGTCGGGATGTACCAGGACGTTGACCGTGACAACAACAACGGCACCACCTGGTACACCGTGGGTATGCGCCCGATGTACAAATGGACGCCGATCATGAGCACCCTGCTGGAGGTGGGCTACGACAACGTCAAGTCCCAGCGCACCGGTGACCGCAACGGTCAGTACAAAGTAACCCTCGCCCAGCAGTGGCAGGCGGGCAGCAGCATCTGGTCACGCCCGGCTATCCGCGTGTTTGCCACCTATGCCAACTGGGACGAGAAGTGGGGCTACAACACCGATAGCGGTGCCGGCAACGGGTTAGCGATGAACGACACCAGCGCCCGTACCTTCAGCCGCGGCAATGACGATGAAGTCACCTTCGGCGCGCAGATGGAAGTGTGGTGGTAA
- the malK gene encoding maltose/maltodextrin ABC transporter ATP-binding protein MalK yields the protein MASVSLNGVYKAFDKTVISSDINLEIKEGEFVVFVGPSGCGKSTLLRMIAGLEDITSGELKIGDRRMNEVPPAGRGIGMVFQSYALYPHLSVAENMSFGLKLAGTKKADIDRRVNQVSEVLQLAHLLERRPKALSGGQRQRVAIGRTLVAEPTVFLLDEPLSNLDAALRVQMRIEISRLHKRLKRTMIYVTHDQIEAMTLADKIVVLDAGHIAQVGKPLELYHYPANRFVAGFIGSPKMNFLPVKVTGAEPQRVQVELPSGQRVWLPVEGSGVIVGSNLSLGVRPEHLLPGDVAEVTLSGEVQVVEQLGNETQIHIQIPAIRQNLVYRQNDVVLVEEGATFAIGLPPHRCHLFREDGTACRRLHPEPGV from the coding sequence ATGGCGAGCGTTTCCCTTAACGGCGTGTACAAGGCCTTTGATAAAACGGTGATCTCCAGCGACATCAACCTGGAGATTAAAGAAGGCGAGTTCGTGGTGTTTGTCGGCCCCTCCGGCTGCGGTAAGTCCACGCTGCTGCGCATGATTGCCGGCCTGGAGGACATTACCTCCGGTGAGTTGAAAATTGGCGACCGGCGTATGAACGAGGTACCGCCCGCCGGGCGCGGTATCGGCATGGTCTTCCAGTCCTATGCGTTGTATCCCCACCTGTCGGTGGCCGAGAACATGTCGTTCGGCCTGAAGCTGGCCGGGACGAAGAAGGCCGATATCGACCGGCGGGTGAATCAGGTCTCTGAGGTGCTGCAGCTGGCGCACCTGCTGGAACGCCGCCCGAAAGCCCTGTCGGGTGGGCAGCGCCAGCGCGTGGCGATTGGCCGCACGCTGGTGGCGGAACCGACGGTTTTCCTGCTGGATGAACCGCTCTCCAATCTGGATGCCGCGCTGCGCGTGCAGATGCGCATCGAGATCTCGCGTCTGCATAAGCGCCTGAAGCGCACCATGATCTACGTGACCCACGACCAGATCGAAGCGATGACGCTGGCCGACAAAATCGTGGTGCTGGACGCCGGGCATATCGCCCAGGTCGGCAAACCGCTTGAGCTGTACCACTACCCGGCAAACCGCTTTGTGGCCGGGTTTATCGGCTCGCCAAAGATGAATTTCCTGCCGGTCAAAGTCACCGGTGCGGAACCGCAGCGCGTGCAGGTTGAGCTGCCCAGCGGCCAGCGGGTCTGGCTGCCGGTCGAAGGCAGCGGCGTCATCGTCGGCAGCAACCTGTCGCTGGGCGTGCGCCCTGAACATCTGCTGCCTGGCGACGTCGCTGAGGTGACGCTGTCCGGTGAGGTCCAGGTGGTTGAGCAGCTGGGCAACGAAACCCAGATTCATATCCAAATTCCGGCCATCCGTCAGAACCTGGTCTACCGCCAGAATGACGTGGTGCTGGTAGAAGAAGGTGCAACATTCGCCATCGGTTTGCCGCCACACCGCTGCCATCTGTTCCGCGAAGACGGAACGGCATGTCGCCGGCTGCATCCCGAACCCGGCGTCTGA
- a CDS encoding DUF1479 domain-containing protein — MNVFTSTTLPEDHKASIRLMKQQLRQQIGDVEGVFQKVKTRIIQEIAAAKADEAIYGTAWPEVSWADIAEKRVSPEAVEHIRRRGCLVVRQNFERSKALAWDRSMLEYLERNDFDAQYKGPGDAFFGSLEASRPEIYPIYWSHAQMEARQSSAMALTQSFLNRLWKFESAGISWFDPDVNIIYPDRIRRRLPGTTSKGLGAHTDSGALERWLLPAYQKVFRKIFTGQFDDYDPWDAAYRSEVNEYDVDNTTKCSAFRTFQGWTALSDMATGQGLLHVVPVPVAMAYVLLRPLLKDVPEDELCGVGPGKVLPISAQWHPDLVEGLCSIPALQAGDSVWWHCDIIHSVAPVEDQQGWGNVMYIPAAPLCEKNLAYARSVADALDKGASPADFPRENYEQDWQSRFTTADLNAIGKRSLGLS, encoded by the coding sequence ATGAACGTTTTTACATCGACCACACTGCCAGAAGACCACAAGGCCAGTATCCGCCTGATGAAACAACAGCTTCGTCAGCAAATCGGAGACGTTGAAGGGGTGTTCCAGAAAGTAAAAACCAGGATTATTCAGGAGATTGCAGCGGCAAAAGCCGATGAAGCAATATATGGCACGGCATGGCCGGAGGTCAGCTGGGCTGATATCGCTGAAAAGAGAGTGAGCCCGGAAGCCGTTGAGCATATCAGACGCCGTGGCTGCCTTGTGGTTCGCCAGAACTTTGAACGGAGTAAGGCCCTGGCCTGGGATCGCTCCATGCTTGAGTATCTTGAGCGCAATGATTTCGATGCGCAGTACAAAGGCCCTGGCGACGCATTCTTTGGCAGTCTTGAGGCTTCCCGCCCGGAGATATACCCCATTTACTGGTCACATGCGCAAATGGAGGCGCGTCAAAGCAGCGCGATGGCGCTGACGCAGTCTTTTCTGAATCGTCTCTGGAAATTTGAATCTGCGGGCATCAGCTGGTTCGATCCGGATGTGAACATCATTTATCCGGACCGTATCCGTCGCCGCCTGCCGGGGACCACATCGAAGGGGCTTGGCGCGCATACCGACTCAGGCGCGCTGGAGCGCTGGTTACTCCCGGCTTATCAGAAGGTCTTCCGTAAAATCTTCACCGGTCAGTTCGACGATTACGATCCATGGGATGCGGCATACCGTTCAGAAGTGAATGAGTATGACGTTGATAATACGACTAAATGCTCAGCATTCAGGACCTTCCAGGGGTGGACGGCGCTGTCGGATATGGCGACCGGCCAGGGCCTGTTGCACGTCGTCCCTGTGCCGGTGGCGATGGCGTATGTTCTTCTGCGCCCCTTACTGAAGGATGTTCCGGAAGATGAACTCTGCGGCGTTGGGCCGGGTAAAGTTCTGCCCATTTCAGCGCAGTGGCATCCTGACCTGGTCGAAGGGCTGTGTTCAATTCCTGCATTACAGGCCGGGGACTCGGTCTGGTGGCATTGCGATATCATTCATTCCGTTGCGCCGGTCGAGGATCAGCAGGGCTGGGGCAATGTGATGTATATTCCTGCAGCACCGCTGTGTGAGAAAAACCTGGCTTATGCACGAAGCGTTGCCGATGCTCTGGACAAAGGAGCGTCGCCGGCAGACTTCCCCCGCGAGAATTACGAACAGGACTGGCAGTCGCGTTTCACCACGGCTGATTTAAACGCCATCGGCAAAAGAAGCCTGGGGCTTAGCTGA
- the malM gene encoding maltose operon protein MalM: protein MRKNLLSLCLSLSLMAASPALVAAAQNDVNTAPAIASQTLRNLSWTPLVPPVTQDVTLGTASAEINQGDIQGAVAAFALPADRGSLEITLTSIAAGKTLYAPNVLVLDEQMRPAAFYPSGYFPYQQPGIVSSDRLEGTLKLTPALGQKQIFLLVYTTRQDLAGSTQMVNPAKAYAAGVGNAVPDIPDPVARHTPTGTLSLKVTAEQKTGNVMIGQFFPAPAPTAAPVVVGSSVPAAAPAPAPVKPDAPMLDDSESYFNEAIRKALKAGDVDKALKLLDEAERLGSKTARKTFIASVKS from the coding sequence ATGAGAAAAAATCTGCTGTCGCTGTGTCTGTCGCTGAGCCTGATGGCGGCGTCGCCTGCCCTGGTGGCTGCCGCGCAGAATGATGTGAATACCGCACCGGCGATCGCCAGTCAGACCCTGCGCAACCTGTCATGGACGCCGCTGGTACCGCCGGTGACGCAGGACGTCACGCTGGGAACCGCCAGCGCTGAAATTAATCAGGGGGATATCCAGGGCGCGGTGGCGGCCTTTGCCCTGCCTGCCGACCGGGGATCGCTGGAGATCACCCTGACCAGCATTGCCGCCGGCAAAACGCTGTATGCGCCGAATGTGTTAGTGCTGGATGAACAGATGCGCCCGGCGGCCTTTTACCCTTCAGGCTATTTCCCGTATCAGCAGCCGGGGATCGTCTCCAGCGACCGGCTGGAAGGCACCCTCAAGCTGACGCCGGCGCTGGGACAGAAGCAGATTTTCCTGCTGGTCTACACCACGCGTCAGGATCTGGCCGGCAGCACGCAGATGGTTAACCCGGCGAAAGCTTATGCGGCGGGCGTGGGTAACGCCGTGCCGGATATTCCCGATCCGGTGGCGCGCCATACGCCGACCGGCACGCTGAGCCTGAAGGTGACCGCCGAACAGAAAACCGGCAACGTGATGATTGGTCAGTTCTTCCCGGCCCCGGCCCCGACAGCAGCACCGGTGGTGGTGGGCAGCAGCGTGCCTGCGGCGGCACCAGCACCAGCCCCGGTCAAACCGGATGCGCCGATGCTCGACGATTCCGAAAGCTACTTTAACGAAGCGATCAGAAAAGCGCTGAAGGCGGGCGATGTCGATAAGGCGCTGAAGCTGCTGGATGAAGCGGAACGGCTTGGGTCGAAAACCGCACGTAAAACGTTTATTGCCAGCGTGAAGTCGTGA
- a CDS encoding type II toxin-antitoxin system Phd/YefM family antitoxin — MHAINFTDARKNFADTMQRVTDDAEPVRVIRRDAPDVVIMDAEEYEALIETVYLFSNPTNAAHINESMKQAERGEFVEVEY; from the coding sequence ATGCATGCAATCAATTTTACTGATGCCCGCAAAAATTTCGCCGATACAATGCAGCGTGTCACCGATGACGCAGAGCCCGTGCGCGTCATACGCCGTGATGCACCCGATGTTGTGATAATGGATGCGGAAGAGTATGAGGCGCTGATAGAAACGGTTTATCTGTTCAGCAACCCGACGAACGCAGCGCATATCAACGAGTCCATGAAACAGGCGGAGCGTGGCGAATTTGTCGAAGTGGAATATTAA
- a CDS encoding type II toxin-antitoxin system Phd/YefM family antitoxin produces MITENILSRKTASITEFKKNPTAAMNESHGEPVAVLNHNKPAFYCVPPAMFELMFEHVSDALLLQKALDRAGDDELDVSWDDL; encoded by the coding sequence ATGATCACCGAAAACATTCTGAGTAGAAAAACCGCGTCCATCACCGAGTTCAAAAAGAACCCGACGGCCGCTATGAACGAGTCGCACGGCGAACCCGTTGCCGTGCTCAACCACAACAAACCCGCGTTTTACTGCGTGCCGCCGGCGATGTTTGAGCTGATGTTCGAGCACGTGAGCGATGCGCTGCTGCTGCAAAAAGCGCTGGACAGAGCCGGAGACGACGAGCTCGACGTAAGCTGGGACGACCTCTGA